GACATGAATGCGGCCACCCGTGGCCTCGGCCAGCAGAATGTCGCGCGCCACCATCGCATCCTCGGCGGCGGCCGGCATGCCGGCCAGACCCAAAAGCAGCGAAACCGCTCCTTCGTGCATGACGCCGCCGCTGGTTAGCTCGCGCACTTCGGCGTGATTCAGGATCGGCTTGTCGAACATCGAAGAATATTCGAAAGCCCGGCGCATTAGCTCGGCGTCGTAGACGGGCGTACCGTCGTCGGTGAAACCGACGGCGCCGGCCTGCACAAGCTGGCCAATCTCGGCCAGTTCCTTGCCTTCGCGATTTCGGCTGACGCAGGCCACGACGTAGACGTTGCAATTATCAGCGAGCGCTGCCTGGTGATGCACGAATTCGACCTGCGCCTGCGTATCGAGCGGAGGCTCGGTGTTCGGCATGCAGGCGATCGAGGTGAATCCGCCGGCTAGTGCTGCGGCCGTGCCGGTGGCGATCGTTTCGTCTTCTTCGCGTCCTGGTTCTCGCAGGTGAACATGTATGTCGATCAAGCCGGGCGAAACAATCTTACCGCGCGCGTCGAGGATCAGATCCTGCCCATTCGCGGCGACGTCGTAGCCGGCGATGCAGCCATCCTCGATCAGCAGGTTGGTGACACGATCCAACTGCTGGCTGGGATCGATGACGCGTCCCCCCTCGATCAAGATGCGTGACATAAAGGCGCTTTCGCTGTGGCTAAAGTGACTACTATCGAATTCGATGGGACCAGCATCGAGTCAGGCCCGATGATTCTGCGCTATGCAGTCAATCCATCAGGCACTCGTTCATAACGTGCCGCAAATCAACCACAGTACCGCCATGCGCACGGCCAGTCCGTTCGTGACTTGTTCGAGAATCACCGAATGCGGACCATCCGCCACGTCGGGGGTCAGTTCCACGCCGCGGTTGATCGGTCCGGGGGCCAGGATCAGGATGTCTTCCTTGGCCTTGGCCAGTCGTTCGCTGTTCATCGCGTACAGCAGGGCGTATTCGCGGACCGAGGGGAACGGCATGGTCGTTTGACGCTCGAACTGGATGCGCAATAAGTTCAGCACATCGCAGCGCGGCAGAATCTTATCCAAGTCGTGTGATACCTCGACACCCACGTCACGCCATAGCGGCGACACCAAGGTCGACGGGCCGCACAGAATCACGTGCGCGCCGAGCTTCTTGAGGCCCCAAATGTTCGAGCGGGCTGTGCGGCTGTGGGCGATATCACCAACCAGCGCGACGGTCAGCCCTTTGATGCTTCCCAGTTGCTCGCGAATGGTCATGATGTCGAGCAGACCCTGCGTGGGATGCTCGTGGGGACCGTCCCCGGCGTTAATCACCGCGCAGGAGAGATTTTGGGCCAGCAGATGCGGCGTACCGGGCGTGCGGTGCCGCACGACCACCAGGTCGATGCCCATCGCCTCGATATTCTTGGCCGTGTCGATGAAGGTTTCCCCTTTCGACAGGCTGCTGCCCGAGGCCGTGAAATCGACCGTATCGGCCCCCAGGCGTCGCGCCGCGAGCGAGAAGCTGGTGCGGGTGCGGGTCGAGTTCTCGAAGAACAGGTTCGCGCAGGTCCGCCCGGCGAGTGAGGAGAGCTTCTTCTTGCAACCGCCGGTTGCTTCCTTGAACGAGACGGCTGTGTCCAGAATCAGCGTGATCTCTTCCGCGGAAAGATCTTCTAAGCCAAGCAAATGCCGCCGAGTCCAGGCAGCGGGCACGGCGCTTATTTCACCGACCTTGGTGCTCATTTCGTGGTTCCCCGTGGGCGCAGAGAGTCGGCATCCTGCCGCGCAAACTGTTGGCACAGATTCTAGCAGCGGGGCAGGGGGCTGCAAGCAATGCCATCTTTCCTCGCCATGGCCCCTGTTAGAATGCGCAAGATGTCTCGGAAGTCACCTATTATCGTGCAGATTTCGCTTGAAGACGTGTCGCTCGCCGCTCGTTGGCGGGACGCTTTGGCCGCGAACGATTTGTTCGAAACGCCCTCGGATGTAACGGGCGAGCGGGCAAGCGGGCAGCTTGGCCGGAAGCGGCCGCCCCACGTCCTGGTCGTTCCGATCGACAGGGTGAGTGACCCTACTTGCCAGGAACTGCTCGCGCGGCACGGTCAAGGGGTTGTGTTCGTTGGAGATGCGGCGGCAGTGGGTTTCTCGCCGGACACGCTTGCGCGGAATGCGATCGTTTTGCCCGTCGAGGCGACGGCCCGAGAAATCGTGCTCGCCTGTCGTTTGCTAGGGGAGAACGTGCGCCTGCGGCGGCGCGCGTTGCGCGAGCGACGCGATCGCCAGCGGCTGCAACGTCTGGCCGATACCGACCCGCTGACAGGCTTGCTCAATCGCCGCGCCTGGCAACGCGTGCTGCACGCCCAGTTACGAGATGTCGCGACCGCGGGCGTGGTGCATTGTCTTGCGGTTGTCGATCTGGACTACTTCAAGCAAATCAATGAAACGCAGGGCTACTCGGCGGGGGACCAGGTGCTGATGCAGGTGGCCCAAGCCTTGCGACAAGGGGTGCGAAGCGGCGATGCGGTCGCCCGGCTGGGAGGCGACGAATTTGGAGTTCTGCTGACCAATATCAGCGAAATCGCTGCGGCCACGATCGTCGAGCGGTTGCGGCAGCGGACGACGTCTCGCGCAGAGCCCTCGGACGATGCCGTGACGGCCAGTGTCGGTTACGTTTGCTTCTCGCCCCAGCGTGGGTTGGGCGAGGCTCTGATCATTGAAGCTGCAGATCAGGCCCTGCGCGCGGCCAAGCTGGCCGGGCGGAACCGTGCCGTGGCCGCGCCGACGATTTAGCAAACGTGTCCGAGTTGCTGCGATCGCTAAGACGCCACGCGCCACCGCACTTTGAAGAGCCACAGCATGGCGCCGATGAGAGCGCCGATCAGCGCCAAGTCAAAGGCGACGAAACCGAACCAGACGTTCCAGTTGCCGGCCCGGACGTGGTCGCCGAGCAGTCGGTGGTCCAGCGGCAAACTAAACGCTGCGCCAAACGGTGTCAGAAACGCGACGCCATCAAGCCATGACGTTGCGCCAATTATGAAGCTGCGGCCAAACTCGACCAGCGCGATCGGGCTCATGAAGAGCAAAGCCATCAACAGATACGACATCATCATGGCGACGGACGTCTTGCGAAAAACGACTGAGCAGAAG
The Pirellulales bacterium DNA segment above includes these coding regions:
- a CDS encoding dihydroorotase, whose amino-acid sequence is MSRILIEGGRVIDPSQQLDRVTNLLIEDGCIAGYDVAANGQDLILDARGKIVSPGLIDIHVHLREPGREEDETIATGTAAALAGGFTSIACMPNTEPPLDTQAQVEFVHHQAALADNCNVYVVACVSRNREGKELAEIGQLVQAGAVGFTDDGTPVYDAELMRRAFEYSSMFDKPILNHAEVRELTSGGVMHEGAVSLLLGLAGMPAAAEDAMVARDILLAEATGGRIHVMHISTQGSVELVRRAKRRNVRVTTEVCPHHFTLTDECLRTFDSNCKMSPPLRAARDVAGCIEGLVDGTIDVICTDHAPHALEKKMQELDRAPFGIVGLETALALVVTKLIEPGILTWPQAIAKMTINPARVLGLEKGTLAIGADADVTIIDPQRKWQVDASRFASKSSNSPFNGWNLTGRAETVLVGGRVKYQAPQN
- a CDS encoding aspartate carbamoyltransferase catalytic subunit — encoded protein: MSTKVGEISAVPAAWTRRHLLGLEDLSAEEITLILDTAVSFKEATGGCKKKLSSLAGRTCANLFFENSTRTRTSFSLAARRLGADTVDFTASGSSLSKGETFIDTAKNIEAMGIDLVVVRHRTPGTPHLLAQNLSCAVINAGDGPHEHPTQGLLDIMTIREQLGSIKGLTVALVGDIAHSRTARSNIWGLKKLGAHVILCGPSTLVSPLWRDVGVEVSHDLDKILPRCDVLNLLRIQFERQTTMPFPSVREYALLYAMNSERLAKAKEDILILAPGPINRGVELTPDVADGPHSVILEQVTNGLAVRMAVLWLICGTL
- a CDS encoding GGDEF domain-containing protein, encoding MSRKSPIIVQISLEDVSLAARWRDALAANDLFETPSDVTGERASGQLGRKRPPHVLVVPIDRVSDPTCQELLARHGQGVVFVGDAAAVGFSPDTLARNAIVLPVEATAREIVLACRLLGENVRLRRRALRERRDRQRLQRLADTDPLTGLLNRRAWQRVLHAQLRDVATAGVVHCLAVVDLDYFKQINETQGYSAGDQVLMQVAQALRQGVRSGDAVARLGGDEFGVLLTNISEIAAATIVERLRQRTTSRAEPSDDAVTASVGYVCFSPQRGLGEALIIEAADQALRAAKLAGRNRAVAAPTI